A segment of the Arachis hypogaea cultivar Tifrunner chromosome 5, arahy.Tifrunner.gnm2.J5K5, whole genome shotgun sequence genome:
ttatattttaatattaataaaatattaaaatattattataattattataatttatctaaaaatactttatattatatatatatgttatatctccgtatcttataaaaaatttaaattaatgtgTGTGCAAATTTTATGTGGTCATGTCCATGTCCGTGCGTGCTATACATATGTCCAATATTAAGATTCCATAACAAAATGAAAGCACGCAGCTGGATAGATAGGTGGATACCTTGTTCCAGACTTCGAATCTAACCTTCATTCAAATGAGAAAGCAAGGGTTAATCACACACAGTACCATATCAGTCATTTGATTATATGCATGTAAATATATTAACTTTTTGAGTGGCCAATCTAAAGATACGGAAAATCTAGCTAGTAAATAGAGATGATCTTTTTGGCTTTCATTACCTTCCAATCCACTGCTTAAATGTGTTTGCCAACTGTTATTTTTGCCGTTAATATGTCTTCTAGATAGATTCTCTTGCAAAAGTAGAGCTTTACCATGCTTAAATTGCAGAACATTATCGGGCATATGTTTGATGATCTTTGCACGATAATGGCAGTGATATATGTTAACTACCCGAGTTAATAGCATAGGATAATGTAACTAAAATTTATGGACGAAAAATAAATAAGTTGAATAAGAATTTATagagtaataaaaataataatataactaattAAGTCGTAAAATTataatcttttaaaatatataaaaaattataatattctcttatatattataaaagtaacacttataaaaaattacaaaatataaaaaaatttactactatttttttaattttcatttactcAAACCGAACAAAACATAGCATATAAATAACATAAGCAATGCTCCTATTTATAATATATCTATTATAAAATCCAAagaaattagattaaataaactaattaattaaaattgtgttaattggaattaaaatgtCTGAAATATGTGaaaatattattagaatttataatatagaaatttaaaagtaaaatttcaattaagaaaattaaatcaagtgcgaaaatataattattttggaaaaaatgcGTACTGGTGTTAAAATTGTCTGTACCAGCTTAAATATGTTCGATACagtaagaaaaataaaactgtcaaaatgacaagaaaaatatttagaGTAAAAATTTGGACATTTATTTTAATCTTGGGCCAAATGAGTCAAAAATCACGAACCGGATGCATATTAGACCCAAAGCCCAAACCCACACACATATATGTCTATAACTTAATGAAATTCAGCACCAATATCCCCATTTTGAGAGAGAGGCTTGGTggtgaagagagaagagagtggagAAATGAAACCTTAACTTCCATCATCTTCAAACCTCCATAATTTTTGTTCCAGAACTCTGATTGACTCATTTGTAGCCACGTGTTCATCTCGGaatcctcttcaattctatctaaatAGTTTGGTGAGTAACTCAAAATATCAGCTCCAATTTCTCATTCAAAGATAATTTCGTGTTTGAGTTTGGGTACTGAGGATTTTTGGTGATTTTAATGTTATAGGAGTTCTCTAGCTTGTATTCTTGGTGGTATCCATCACTAATTTCAGTAGATAAAGGTaagaaactcttttttttttgtcttagttCATCAATTATTATGAGCCTTAATTTTGATATTATGCCACATTATATGATACGGTGTTAAATTGAGTAATTAGAAGCTTGGCTTTGTGAAACTTGGGAAAGGAAAGCTTGGAAGCTTGGAATTGCGACATTAAGGTACGGGTTGTAGTTTCGAGTAGGTATTATGTAAGGTTATTTGAAAATCTAGGTTACTTGCCCCTAGGATAGGTTGAATGGAATTTGATTGTTGATATACTTGAATAATGGTTAGTATGAGTATTGTGTTAGTTAATGTGTTTTGGTATAAAATTGAGAATGATAATAATGAGTTTTGGGATGAATTGAGAAGTGTTATGCGTTGTTGTTACAATTGGACATTATAATATATGTTGGTATGATTGAAATTGTGTTGAAATGAAATGTGGTTTGATTTTTATAAAGGTGATAGATGTGGAATTGGGCCGGAGGCTATGGTAGGGTGAAAAATTCTCTGTGGTACATTGAGGTAAGTGGCATGAAATGTTGTATGAGAATgagatatttgatgatgattggtTGTAAATTTTGTTTGTATGAGTGTGTATGTTGAGATTGTCTTTAGAAATTGATTAAATGGATGTTGAATGATTAGAAAAAGTAGAGAATTGATAAATGTATATTGAAGGAGTTTAGAAGTGGTATTGGAATGGTTTTGAACTAAATTGGAACTGGAATTGGTGAAAATTGTTATGCAAATTTTTTTGGATAAAATAGATTTTTAATGACATTCGATGGGCCATAGGTTGACCATTGGACTTCTGAATTCTGTGGaacttattttaaatgaaaattggatttGTCTATTTTATGACGTTCGAAGAACGgacgaaaaataatttttaacaaaaaagttatgaaTGTTTGAAAATCTggtttcaaaattgaattttgcagaagttttagaattttgaaatcatgcgtacgcatgatgggcATTCCAGAATTTAAAAGATTTCTTGCAAGTACCATGTGAATACCATGCGTGAGCGCAAAAGCGGACTTGTGCGTGTgcatgaggcatgcgtacgcaaGACCACCTTGCTTTTAGAAAAtatgtttttaactattttaaccTATCCAATCCACTTTTAACTCCCGTAAGCTCCAATTAAGGTCTGATAGCTAGTTCTTAGGCTTTGAAATGAGTGCAAACACATTGAATGGGTTAAATTGATATTGAGGGAGATTATGGCGTGGgagatttatattaataatgggtTAATATTATTGAAATGAGATTATGATTACGAAGATTATGTGTATATGTATATCTATGAATACTTGAGAGGTCGAGATATGATTGAGGGCGATAATGATTTTGATGAATTGTGATTTAAAATCAATTGATATGTGTTTGAGCTCTTCAGGTAGATGCAGTggttcgccccacttgctccaagttgagatTAGAATGAATTAGAAGTAATTGAAGAGGATGAGCTGGCATGATTGGGtaaaaaagaagagtttgattGGAATTATTTGAGTTCTCTGGGTATATACAAAGGTATAGTTCGCCCCACTTACTCCAGGTTGAGATGATTTGTTCTCCCTAGGTAGATACAAGAGTGTTCTTCGCCTCACTTGCTCCTAGTTGAGATGATTTGAGCTCTCCGAGTAGATGTAGAGGTTCGTCCCACTTACTCCAAGTTGAGATTGAGCTTCCCGAGTAGACGCAAATATTGTGGTTTTGTCTCGCTTGCTCCGGGTTGGTATTTGTTGACAGTCAATAAATTTTTTCTCGGGTCATTCACATGTTTTATACTTGAACTGTATAGATGGAACCATCAAACATATTAATTTTAATGGTGTCATTTCTCACAATTTCTAAGGCATGATCATCTTCAATGAGTATAGATCCTTTTGAAACAGATTCATAAGTGCTAAACCACTTGTGATGTGGAATCATGTGATATGTTGTTGCACAATCCAATAGCCAAATATCATATAGTGGTTTGTTGCCTTAATGATCACTTGCAGTTTCGACGCATAAGACATCTCCATGATTAGAGGTGTTCAGAACACATCTATATGCGGTGGCTGCTTCAGTAGTTTCTCTGTACTCTTCTTATTGAACCAACAATCTTTCGTCAAGTGTTCTTTCTTTCCACAATTATAAAAAGTAAGGTTCTTCTTTTGATACTTTAATCTACCACAACTTTGACTCCCACTAGAGCCATGTTGCTTTGATCTGCCTCTTATCACCGACAAAATTTCTGTTTGCTTTGAGCTCTCTGTTTGATCAACTTTATTTGTGATGTTGATGATAAGTTGATCATACAAGTATGGTAAATTTTGGAGAAGAAGCTTAGCACATTCATTCTCAATAATTTGACATTCGATGGATGCCAGTTGTAAAAATACAGTATTAAAATTGTTGATGTAATTCATCACCGATGTAGATTCACTCATAAGAAAAATATAGAGACTCCTTTTTATGAATATCTTGTTGTGAAGTGATTTTGCCTTGTATAACCTAATAAGtgcttcccaaatcttctttGCTATCTTATTCTCTAAGATGTTTTATAGTATAGAATCTACCATAGCCAAGTATAAATTAACAACAACGTTTTCATCAATCTCTTTCACTACAAAAAATTACCGGAATAACAACCGATTATGGTGATTGCTAAAACCTTGGTCATTAATTTAAGAATAGTGACCAACTTCGATCACTAACGATTAGCGACTGATTTTCAACCAATGCTACCAAACTATTACCAAATGATATTGgtcactaaatcggtcgctaaatagcGACCTTTTTTTTGTCGCTAAATTGGTCGTTGAGAAAATCGGTTGCTAAATAGCGACCAATTTTTTGGTTGCTAAATCGATCACTGATAAAATCggttgctaaatcggtcgctGATGTCTGatctaaaaatctaaaatcattagCTAAATCGATCACTAATACTGATTTTCTAATTATAGATTTTTACTAATTTCACATGTACCACTATTAGaacttgatttttttaaataattatatttcaccaaaatataaaaagaatcaaacatagatcaaatttttaaataaaaaccaaaaatattcacaATATCCATATCgaaatatagaaattaaaagagacaaaattcataaatatattaaatttatgatCCACAATCCAAATGTACATTGATGGCTTTATAGCCAATGGCCCCAaatgtatgaaaaaaaaaagcaaagaaaaaaaattatttacataaagtgaaaaaaacccttgaaaaaacTAAGGCAGACCCTTTTTCATGCCTACTTGTCTGGCTCGTAAAATACAACTTTCTCCCTTGCTTCtaggggtgtccgcggatcggatcggatcagatatggccgaaaattcgaTTCGAACCGCACAATTTTcgtcggatcggatcggatatgatatccgcacTTTTTAGTGCCGGATCCGATCCGAACCGATCCACAAATTAGATCGGATATCAGATATATCCGCATGATTAAACCTCCTGTTTTTAATCACATTTCaatgtaaaaaaattcaataaaaatatttctttcatacttttaaacttgtttattcctaaaatatttttaatcaaactctttctaaataacaaaataaaataatacaatatatgaataataattactaactaaaatatacaaacaagtaaatataataccaaacatatatatatttatttattaattaattattattgtgcggaTTTGCGGATCTGTGGATCGGATATGCGGATAtagagcagatatccgcgatccgatccgcaaagggtgcggatccgatccgatccaatccgatcaatttgcggatcggatcgtatccgcaattttcgaATCAGATGCGGATATTTACCGCGAATCTGCAGATATAATTcgatccatggacacccctatTGCTTCAATAGCCAATGTTCAGGTGCATACAATAGCATTCCTATCTcaaattctcaattcaaattatgtctctaataataataaaaaaatcacccAAAAAATATAATACTCCAATATAAAAACATAACAATTCAGTAAAAATAATTCATAATAGATGCAAATTTCATTGAAATAATCTAGTGAagaaccaaaaaaattacaaactcACATCTAAAACCAGAACtgaaatataaaaacaaaagaaatgtaaatcaaAAAACACCCAGCATTATACTTGAACTCAGTTTGAAGGTCTTTAGCAAGAGTCACCAATTTATCCAAGTTTTCATTAGCTTCTTATGACAAACTCAACAGATGCAATAATCACAAGCAGAACATCAATTAAGAAAACACTAAGAAATGCATTAATTAGCTAATTTAAGAAATATTTGAGACATAAAACTAATCTAGGTCATGAACAATTTCCATTTTAGAGTGAATCTAACTATGAATCTAACTCAGAATCAAGCTAAAACTATGAACAATTTCTCTTATGGTATATTATTTCCATGCAACAACATTTGTAACATCTAGCATTTCCTTAGAAGTGTTAAGCATCAAACTAAACTATGCATAGCCATTCAGATTACAGCCCATCATAACTTACAAAAAGTACTTAATTCATAATTCACATTTCTACAACGAATTCAATAACCTCAGAGTTTGTTCCTCTAGAATTTTTATAGGCACAACCACTCAGGAAGTTTAATTAAGTCTTGTGATGCCTCTTCATTATCTGCATCTGGACTTTGTtcttctccataaccatttttaattaatattgtaATAATAAGTAAATACCGAAGaggaaatttatatatattatagcaAATTTTATCAAGAAAGGTAAAAAAGAAAACGAAGAGCAATGAGGGCCTAGCTTCATACCAAAAAAAAGGGTTTACATTTTAGTAATATAGTACGAAGAATAAACAGAGCCaatgaaatagaaaaagaaatataaTTGCCAGAGCCTAATACTAATTGTCTATGCAAATAGTTTATGCTagtgagaaagaaaaaaatttgcaAGAAGCTAATAGTTTGTGCAAGTACAATCAACATGAATaaagtttcaaaatttataaatttcatTTTGATTTAGAATTATGCTGTCTATTTCTCATGCTTGGTCCTACTCCTGTATGATTTAATTTAAGCCCTCAATCACTATAACAATTAAGAGAATTCTCTAACTAATTGCCTTGTTTAGGACTTAAATCTTTAATCCTCAATCCTCCATTTGAAAACAGACTTTGCTAAGTGTAGTCAATTCTTaatcttataaaaattaaatattcatATCCAATCCCTAAGAACACTAGACAATAGAGCTTCGCAGTAAGCTAAACAAGTAGTCCAATTTCAACTAATGATTTATTGGTTTTCTAATTACCAATCCGATCCAAATAGCAACAAACACGAAAAATCGATTGTCTCCCTAGAACTCGATTCCTCAAAAAGAAAGTACGTACCTAAAATTTGACCTAATATATACatgaattagaaacaaaaaacagaaattaaaaactGCATAATGCAAATAATTTGAAAATAGCGTCAAAAGCGAAGAACAACAAAAAAAtagtacaaaataaaaaattatatatctgtTGGCTTTACTGAAAAATTCGGACGATGAGCAACGGTGGATCTGGACGGCGATGCAACGATCTGCGACAAAgctaataatttgaaattaaagcaCATATATAATAGACAAAAAGATAGAGAAATAGATAAGCAACAGTAGATTAGAGAGGCTTAATTAATATCCTAGTACATAAaaccaaatcaaaatcaaaatcaaaatagtgAGAAATTTTCTGGAATTATAgtgaaaaatcaaaataagagatatgaaAATGAAGTACCTTGACTGAAGGAGAAAACCTGCTTAATCGAAAGACTGCTGTTGTTATCAGAGAAGAAGTTACTACAAGAGACGGTGCTGAGAAAAGAACGACGCGATGCAAGCAACGACAGATCTGGACGGGGATGCGACGATCTGCGATAATGGCTAAACGAGCAGAGAAAGAATGTGGCGAAGAGGCAAACGATGATGAAGAC
Coding sequences within it:
- the LOC112799623 gene encoding uncharacterized protein, with translation MSLSPPPSLSGESWSAPFLLATFSSVPSCLLESSSSFASSPHSFSARLAIIADRRIPVQICRCLHRVVLFSAPSLVVTSSLITTAVFRLSRFSPSVKIVASPSRSTVAHRPNFSVKPTDI